One region of Bdellovibrio bacteriovorus genomic DNA includes:
- a CDS encoding Lrp/AsnC family transcriptional regulator has product MTLDDVDRKILSLLKEDARLQYAEIGKKVNLSAPAVHARVKKMETNGIIKRYTIDMEPEPLGASLCAFVRIAKSKGTSASIAHHFKKIKQIEECHGVAGEDCIYIKLRTQSTNELSKLIDEIRSIEGVDRTITVVVLETHFERGLQA; this is encoded by the coding sequence ATGACTCTAGATGATGTCGACAGAAAAATATTAAGTTTATTGAAAGAGGACGCCCGACTTCAGTACGCCGAAATAGGCAAAAAAGTAAACCTCTCCGCCCCCGCCGTCCACGCCCGAGTCAAGAAAATGGAAACCAACGGCATCATTAAAAGATACACCATCGACATGGAGCCAGAACCCTTAGGAGCCAGCCTCTGCGCCTTCGTAAGAATCGCAAAAAGCAAAGGCACGTCTGCCTCCATCGCCCACCACTTCAAAAAAATAAAACAAATAGAAGAATGCCACGGCGTCGCCGGCGAAGATTGCATCTACATAAAACTAAGAACCCAATCCACCAACGAACTCTCAAAACTCATAGACGAAATCAGAAGCATAGAAGGCGTAGACCGAACGATCACAGTAGTAGTCCTAGAAACCCACTTCGAAAGAGGCCTCCAAGCCTAG
- a CDS encoding peroxiredoxin codes for MPMINQPAPHFTAQAVFDSGEVKDISLNDYKGKWVILFFYPLDFTFVCPTELTQFREHLREFDAAGAVVMGCSVDSVHSHKRWLRDDLGNLGYPLLADLTKRIARDYGVLFEDRGIATRGTFIIDPDQKIQYMSIHNTSVGRDAKEILRVLQGCQSGELCQAGWKKGDMHISPLK; via the coding sequence ATGCCAATGATTAACCAACCCGCACCCCACTTCACCGCGCAAGCCGTATTTGATTCTGGCGAAGTGAAAGATATTTCTTTGAACGATTACAAGGGAAAATGGGTCATTCTTTTCTTCTATCCTTTGGACTTCACATTTGTTTGTCCAACGGAATTAACTCAATTCCGTGAGCATCTTCGCGAGTTTGACGCTGCGGGCGCCGTTGTTATGGGTTGCAGCGTGGACTCTGTTCACTCTCATAAGCGTTGGTTGCGCGATGACTTAGGAAATTTGGGTTATCCTCTTCTTGCGGACCTAACTAAACGCATTGCACGTGATTATGGTGTGCTATTTGAAGATCGCGGTATTGCCACACGCGGAACTTTCATCATCGATCCAGACCAAAAGATTCAATACATGAGCATTCACAATACTTCTGTCGGTCGTGACGCTAAAGAAATCCTGCGCGTCCTACAAGGTTGCCAATCCGGTGAGCTTTGCCAAGCTGGTTGGAAAAAAGGTGACATGCACATTTCCCCATTGAAGTAA
- a CDS encoding FxsA family protein yields the protein MMFFIPFPLVIAEIVIFFVGVRHWGFLNTLGLYLLPCLLGLFIVSTVGRMALMTLQTTVMRGQLPASKILHSGAIFLSGLLFLVPSFFTRVLGLILFLPGLRHLAVWRFKLYMAKQVAKGMSGFAGGFSKGPFGFGNAGMDFRYYEFRNDGQGFRRTDGSAPQNEREVNEANVLDVTPIKITHEEKKKEE from the coding sequence ATGATGTTCTTTATTCCTTTTCCCTTAGTGATTGCAGAAATCGTGATCTTCTTTGTTGGAGTTCGTCACTGGGGCTTCTTAAATACTTTGGGCCTTTATCTTCTTCCATGTTTGCTGGGGCTTTTCATTGTTTCAACAGTCGGTCGCATGGCCTTGATGACTTTGCAGACAACGGTGATGCGCGGACAGCTGCCGGCTTCTAAGATTCTGCATTCGGGTGCGATCTTTCTTTCCGGATTGTTATTCCTAGTGCCCTCTTTTTTCACTCGCGTTCTTGGTTTGATTTTGTTCTTGCCCGGGCTTCGCCACTTAGCTGTGTGGAGATTTAAACTCTACATGGCAAAACAAGTCGCTAAAGGCATGAGTGGCTTTGCTGGAGGGTTTTCGAAAGGGCCTTTTGGTTTCGGAAACGCAGGAATGGATTTTCGTTATTATGAATTCAGAAACGATGGTCAGGGTTTTCGCAGAACCGACGGCTCAGCTCCTCAAAACGAGCGCGAGGTGAATGAAGCGAATGTACTTGATGTCACTCCGATTAAAATCACTCACGAAGAAAAGAAGAAAGAAGAATAA
- a CDS encoding DUF2917 domain-containing protein, which translates to MAYMVYQIKIQKGELWNPAKAFVPDAYKVLAGKAWVTMEGSIEDYIIGEGELLPLPRAGTLIEALTDELVVEGVSLKKNSR; encoded by the coding sequence ATGGCTTATATGGTTTATCAGATTAAGATTCAAAAAGGCGAGCTATGGAATCCAGCGAAGGCTTTTGTACCAGATGCGTACAAGGTCCTAGCGGGGAAGGCTTGGGTGACTATGGAAGGATCTATCGAAGACTATATCATTGGCGAAGGGGAGTTATTGCCTTTGCCTCGGGCGGGGACTTTGATTGAAGCCCTCACCGATGAACTTGTCGTTGAGGGCGTGTCTTTAAAAAAGAATTCTAGATAG
- a CDS encoding alpha/beta hydrolase: MISTNLFKHKFIPAKKKSEFLMIVLHGRGDSIRPFYSFNDELNIPEMNYLLLNAPRRFMDGYTWYGEPPFQSNGVLKIREKLFDLLNDLENQGWDPKKIFLFGFSQGCLISADVGLNYPKKLAGVVGISGYFNFYPRWRSNLSMEARHTPWLFTHGHQDDILPLEETKYGVEKLKDAGLKVDWVEMDKDHSLQDEEYPIIRKWVREQLSELKK, from the coding sequence ATGATTTCTACGAATTTATTTAAGCACAAGTTTATCCCCGCGAAAAAGAAGTCGGAATTTTTGATGATCGTCTTACACGGTCGTGGGGACAGCATTCGTCCTTTTTATTCTTTTAATGACGAGCTGAATATACCCGAGATGAATTATCTTCTGCTAAATGCTCCCCGTCGCTTTATGGATGGTTACACCTGGTACGGAGAACCTCCTTTTCAAAGCAACGGTGTCTTAAAAATCCGTGAGAAGCTTTTTGATCTTCTGAACGATTTAGAAAACCAAGGCTGGGATCCAAAAAAGATTTTCCTGTTTGGATTTTCACAAGGCTGTTTGATCAGTGCTGACGTGGGTTTGAATTATCCTAAGAAGCTTGCCGGCGTTGTGGGCATCAGTGGTTACTTCAACTTCTATCCTCGCTGGCGTTCGAATTTATCTATGGAAGCGCGACACACGCCTTGGCTATTTACTCACGGCCATCAAGACGACATTCTTCCTTTAGAAGAAACAAAGTATGGCGTTGAAAAATTAAAAGACGCTGGACTGAAAGTCGATTGGGTCGAAATGGACAAAGATCATTCCCTTCAAGATGAAGAATACCCCATTATTCGCAAATGGGTGCGAGAACAGCTTTCTGAACTAAAAAAGTAA
- a CDS encoding exodeoxyribonuclease III codes for MKIVSWNVNGIRACYKKGLMDFVNAEKPDIFCVQETKAHIDQVEIETRKLGWEYSFWSSATKKGYSGVATFVHQDPQAVQFHFDSIPEYEAEGRIVMSDHGAFDLYNIYFPNGGSGEERHGFKQKFLKDLNIHLKEKMKTGRQVVVVGDYNVAHDNIDVHDPVRLSKVSGFLPEERAWFDSFLELGFIDTFRYFKPSEAKRYSWWDMRTFGRVSNKGWRIDYICISKGLEKYLASADILDQVQGSDHCPVVATLDL; via the coding sequence GTGAAAATCGTCTCTTGGAATGTGAATGGAATTAGAGCCTGCTATAAGAAAGGCCTGATGGATTTTGTGAATGCAGAAAAGCCGGATATTTTTTGCGTGCAAGAAACGAAAGCTCACATTGATCAGGTGGAAATCGAAACAAGAAAATTAGGATGGGAATATTCTTTTTGGTCTTCAGCGACGAAAAAAGGGTATTCCGGCGTGGCAACCTTTGTGCACCAAGATCCGCAAGCGGTGCAGTTTCATTTCGACAGTATTCCCGAGTACGAAGCGGAAGGTCGCATCGTCATGTCGGATCATGGAGCGTTTGATCTTTACAATATTTATTTTCCAAATGGTGGTTCTGGTGAAGAACGCCACGGTTTTAAACAAAAATTCTTGAAGGATCTCAATATCCATCTGAAAGAGAAAATGAAAACGGGACGACAAGTCGTTGTCGTTGGTGATTACAACGTCGCTCATGACAATATCGACGTGCACGATCCGGTTCGCCTTTCGAAAGTCAGTGGATTTTTGCCTGAAGAAAGAGCGTGGTTTGACTCATTCTTAGAGTTGGGCTTCATCGACACTTTCCGTTATTTCAAACCAAGCGAAGCAAAGCGTTACTCATGGTGGGATATGCGCACTTTTGGCCGCGTTTCTAACAAAGGCTGGCGGATTGACTATATCTGCATCTCAAAAGGCCTTGAGAAATATCTGGCTTCAGCAGATATTCTCGACCAAGTTCAAGGCTCTGACCACTGTCCGGTCGTAGCCACTTTGGACCTTTAG
- a CDS encoding murein L,D-transpeptidase catalytic domain family protein translates to MTKKTLLSSLVLTAYLGLAACAGNSEDLSSTETLQDDATQEQVFDSTAQTENPEAANMVEENAVATSTKSAILKEYDYVDPNRAINTDALAKALIYFDSNKSKIKNKNYVTVIDFGAKSTKARFHIIDMKTGKVWSIHVAHGKGSDSNHDGYAEKFSNKSGSKASSLGYYLTGSTYNGSNGLSLRLDGLSSTNSNARGRAVVIHGASYVKEKSVIQGRSWGCPAVASSLKTKVINMLKNGTLIYAYAN, encoded by the coding sequence ATGACGAAAAAAACATTACTAAGCTCACTTGTGTTGACTGCTTACCTAGGACTAGCTGCTTGTGCAGGAAACAGTGAAGACTTAAGTTCCACGGAGACGTTGCAAGACGACGCGACCCAAGAGCAAGTATTTGACTCTACGGCTCAGACAGAAAACCCAGAAGCAGCCAATATGGTTGAAGAGAATGCGGTAGCAACAAGTACTAAATCTGCGATCTTAAAAGAGTACGATTACGTGGATCCAAATAGAGCTATCAATACGGATGCTCTAGCAAAAGCTTTGATTTATTTCGATTCGAATAAATCAAAAATCAAAAACAAGAACTATGTAACTGTGATCGACTTCGGTGCAAAATCCACAAAAGCTCGCTTCCATATTATTGATATGAAAACGGGTAAAGTATGGAGCATCCACGTAGCTCACGGTAAAGGTTCTGATTCTAACCACGACGGTTATGCAGAGAAGTTCAGTAACAAGTCGGGTTCTAAAGCGAGCTCTTTGGGTTACTACCTTACAGGCAGCACTTACAACGGAAGCAACGGTTTGTCTTTAAGACTTGATGGTCTTTCTTCGACAAACTCGAATGCGCGCGGTCGTGCAGTTGTTATCCATGGTGCAAGCTATGTGAAAGAAAAATCAGTGATTCAAGGTCGTAGCTGGGGTTGCCCTGCGGTTGCGAGCTCACTGAAAACTAAAGTTATTAATATGTTGAAAAATGGTACTTTGATCTACGCTTACGCGAACTAA